A window from Salvia miltiorrhiza cultivar Shanhuang (shh) chromosome 2, IMPLAD_Smil_shh, whole genome shotgun sequence encodes these proteins:
- the LOC131010790 gene encoding uncharacterized protein LOC131010790, whose protein sequence is MNTHKPTLILMEFDRYLVDFVDQESLSGGYASESQFSNGACSTLDLSDYVLCLPRESRMKAVGEARRKVVRKGARVPFTDLSETFVPETEPPEVVVAEEEEEAVFVAEDEAASPPYRFQHIVDMFVDIYLPSMKRPRNE, encoded by the coding sequence ATGAATACTCATAAACCCACGCTGATTCTCATGGAGTTCGACCGATACTTGGTCGATTTCGTCGATCAAGAGTCTTTGAGCGGCGGATACGCCTCCGAATCCCAATTTTCCAATGGGGCTTGCTCTACTCTAGATCTCAGTGACTACGTTCTATGTCTACCTCGGGAGAGTCGAATGAAGGCGGTTGGAGAGGCTCGAAGGAAGGTGGTTCGAAAGGGCGCTAGGGTTCCTTTCACCGATCTGTCTGAGACCTTTGTCCCAGAGACCGAACCACcggaggtggtggtggctgaagaagaggaagaggcgGTGTTTGTTGCGGAGGATGAGGCAGCGTCTCCGCCCTACCGATTCCAGCAcatcgttgatatgttcgtggATATATATTTACCATCCATGAAACGG
- the LOC131010791 gene encoding extensin-like, with product MVGAPVSYSGNQPQPPPAAATNPGMMNPDAAAKYAPPPPQMYATPSASISTLLPYDGQTPPYGAPPAPPPTSAPINMSYLYPPSTAPTSAFPPTSAYPAAAPPPPFPQSSAAPPPPFPPCSIAPTPYPPPSSAQPPFTGGYQPPSTGGYPPAAYLSSQPQPTYPPQPNNNPAAAASGYPGAGNYGPPAYVNTSQAPPYGAYSAAPPAYGMPPSNGGVYPPRY from the exons ATGGTCGGAGCACCAGTTTCTTACTCCGGCAACCAACCTCAGCCTCCGCCCGCCGCCG CTACAAATCCGGGCATGATGAATCCGGACGCGGCGGCGAAATACGCTCCGCCGCCTCCTCAGATGTACGCTACACCAAGCGCGTCTATCTCGACGCTCCTGCCCTACGACGGGCAGACGCCGCCCTACGGGGCGCCGCCTGCTCCTCCGCCGACGTCGGCGCCCATCAATATGAGCTACCTCTACCCTCCCAGTACGGCGCCGACGTCGGCTTTCCCGCCGACTTCTGCTTATCCagctgctgctccgccgcctccctttcCGCAGTCCTCGGCCGCCCCTCCGCCTCCTTTTCCTCCATGCTCGATTGCCCCGACTCCATACCCTCCCCCTTCATCGGCTCAGCCACCGTTTACAGGCGGTTACCAGCCACCTTCCACCGGCGGTTACCCGCCGGCGGCTTATCTTTCTTCACAGCCGCAACCAACCTATCCTCCGCAGCCTAATAACAATCCCGCTGCGGCTGCGAGTGGTTATCCAg GCGCTGGAAACTATGGGCCTCCTGCATATGTAAATACAAGCCAAGCACCACCGTACGGAGCCTACTCGGCGGCGCCTCCTGCCTACGGTATGCCTCCATCCAATGGCGGCGTCTATCCGCCACGGTATTAA
- the LOC131009826 gene encoding uncharacterized protein LOC131009826, which produces MKGWWQKIVRRAGREEEKWFSGNIQRFVGNGREVSFWGEIWVGDSPLKILFPRLFNLSLFKDGKVEGAGKWTEEGWVWEFKWRRELREREKEMEADMRSLIGALSPSPDLKDGWNWKSAAGGTFSTKAAYEECAKSEGEHPGRYIEANTQLWTAPAPNKARVTAWRSICNRLPTCDNLIKRNVPIPVEEKWCNSCVWREETGDHSLIHCTKVDRVWDQIHQWIGIDTATPQRVEDHFRSFIGGRRGKRNKNFLKGLWIGTVWLIWKYGNESRFQNKNWEVSNLVKDIKGRLWSWNKTFHIVESNVSFSMWCSNEYSPLV; this is translated from the coding sequence ATGAAGGGTTGGTGGCAAAAAATTGTTCGGCGGGCGGGGAGGGAGGAAGAAAAGTGGTTCAGTGGTAATATTCAAAGGTTTGTGGGGAATGGTAGAGAGGTTAGTTTTTGGGGTGAGATTTGGGTGGGGGATAGTCCCCTTAAGATCCTTTTTCCTAGGCTTTTTAATTTGAGTCTCTTTAAAGACGGTAAAGTGGAGGGGGCAGGGAAATGGACGGAGGAAGGGTGGGTGTGGGAATTTAAATGGAGAAGGGagctgagggagagggagaaggagatgGAAGCGGATATGAGGTCTCTCATTGGGGCTCTTTCTCCTAGCCCAGATCTTAAGGATGGCTGGAACTGGAAGAGTGCAGCGGGGGGAACCTTCTCGACTAAAGCGGCTTATGAAGAGTGCGCTAAATCGGAAGGTGAACATCCGGGAAGATACATTGAAGCTAACACCCAATTGTGGACGGCACCTGCACCTAACAAAGCCAgagtgacagcttggagaagcatCTGCAACAGGTTGCCAACATGTGATAATCTAATCAAAAGGAATGTTCCAATCCCAGTCGAAGAAAAGTGGTGCAATTCGTGTGTATGGAGGGAGGAAACAGGTGACCATTCCTTAATCCATTGCACGAAAGTCGATCGCGTTTGGGACCAAATCCATCAATGGATCGGAATTGATACGGCTACACCACAAAGAGTCGAAGATCACTTCAGGTCTTTTATCGGAGGACGGAGAGGTAAGAGAAACAAGAACTTTCTTAAAGGTCTGTGGATAGGCACTGTTTGGTTGATATGGAAATATGGGAATGAGAGTAGGTTTCagaacaagaattgggaggtgtccaatCTTGTTAAAGATATCAAAGGAAggctttggagttggaacaaaaCCTTTCATATAGTTGAGTCCAATGTTTCTTTTTCAATGTGGTGCTCTAACGAGTATTCACCACTTGTTTGA
- the LOC131010792 gene encoding low-temperature-induced cysteine proteinase-like — translation MKKICFIALYKHLVFLPSSTQLQHTTPSTMASLLFLFLSLSILSATARASDMSIVSYDKSHGIFGQRSDDEVRSLHAAWMVEHGKTYNALGESERRFQIFKDNLRYIDEQNALPNRSYKLGPNRFADLTNDEYRKAHLGTRPDASRRLSTVKSDRYAPKLGDSLPDSIDWREKGAVVEVKDQGSCGSCWAFSTIAAVEGANAITTGDLISLSEQELVDCDTSYNQGCNGGLMDYAFEFIIKNGGIDSEKDYPYTGRDGRCDQYRKNSKVVSIDSYEDVPANNEAALQKAAASQPIAVAIEAGGWDFQLYQSGIFTGSCGLALDHGVNVVGYGTEDGMDYWIVRNSWGAAWGEKGYLRMQRNVKAKQGLCGIAVEPSYPIKKGPNPPPTPPAPPSPVAPPTVCSNYYACPASETCCCIFQFIGMCLEWGCCPLEGASCCKDHSSCCPHDYPVCNTRAGTCSISANSPLGVKPMQRMRAKPIASYARDAAVSSF, via the exons atgaaaaaaatctGTTTTATAGCATTATATAAACACTTGGTATTTCTCCCCAGTTCTACACAGTTACAACATACAACACCATCAACAATGGCTTCTCTCCTGTTTTTGTTCCTTTCTCTCTCCATCCTCTCCGCAACAGCTCGGGCTTCCGATATGTCCATCGTTTCCTACGACAAGAGCCACGGCATCTTCGGCCAGCGCTCCGACGACGAGGTTAGGTCGCTGCACGCGGCGTGGATGGTGGAGCACGGCAAAACCTACAACGCGTTGGGGGAGAGCGAGAGACGGTTCCAGATCTTCAAGGACAACTTGCGATACATCGATGAGCAGAACGCGCTGCCGAACCGGAGCTACAAGCTCGGCCCGAACCGGTTCGCCGATCTCACCAACGACGAGTACCGGAAGGCTCATCTGGGAACCAGACCGGACGCCAGCCGGCGGCTTTCGACTGTGAAGAGCGATCGCTATGCGCCGAAGCTCGGCGACAGCTTGCCGGACTCCATTGACTGGAGAGAGAAAGGCGCCGTTGTGGAGGTCAAAGACCAGGGCAGCTGCG GGAGTTGCTGGGCTTTCTCCACGATTGCTGCTGTGGAAGGAGCAAACGCCATTACTACTGGCGATTTGATCTCACTCTCGGAGCAAGAACTGGTGGATTGTGATACCTCGTACAATCAAGGCTGCAATGGTGGTTTGATGGACTATGCATTCGAATTCATTATCAAGAACGGCGGCATCGACTCCGAGAAGGACTACCCATACACCGGCAGGGACGGGAGATGCGATCAGTACAGG AAAAACTCCAAAGTTGTGTCAATCGACAGTTACGAAGATGTTCCTGCGAACAATGAGGCGGCGCTGCAGAAGGCCGCCGCCAGCCAGCCAATAGCCGTCGCCATCGAAGCTGGAGGGTGGGACTTCCAGCTGTATCAATCA GGCATCTTCACAGGGTCGTGCGGCTTGGCGTTGGACCACGGCGTGAACGTGGTCGGGTACGGCACCGAAGACGGGATGGACTACTGGATCGTGAGGAACTCGTGGGGCGCCGCGTGGGGGGAGAAAGGGTACCTGCGGATGCAGAGGAATGTCAAGGCCAAGCAAGGCCTATGCGGGATCGCAGTGGAGCCGTCTTACCCGATCAAGAAGGGGCCCAACCCGCCCCCCACCCCGCCCGCCCCGCCTTCTCCGGTGGCGCCCCCCACCGTCTGCAGCAACTACTACGCCTGCCCTGCTAGCGAGACCTGCTGCTGCATCTTCCAGTTCATCGGGATGTGCCTCGAGTGGGGCTGCTGCCCCCTCGAGGGCGCCTCGTGCTGCAAGGACCACAGCAGCTGCTGCCCCCATGATTACCCCGTCTGCAACACACGCGCCGGCACCTGCTCCATC AGTGCCAACAGCCCGCTTGGGGTTAAGCCGATGCAGCGCATGCGTGCTAAGCCGATCGCGAGTTACGCGAGGGATGCCGCGGTTAGTAGCTTCTGA